CTTTGTTGACAAAGAAAGTAATGCCAAACCACCATGCCAAAGCTCCCAACGCAATGGCGAGATAACCGGTGACAGCCTCAAAGACCAGCACTCCTTCACTGACAAAAGCAAAACGGGCGAAAAGACCTATGAAGAGGAAAATAATCAGTGGGTTGGAAAGTGTGACGGCGAATGCCGTTATGAAGTTATGAAAATAGGAACCTTTGTTTGTAGAAATCGGACGAATGGACTGTACAGGGTTACTGCGAAATGTATAAATGCCAAAAACCAACAGGAGAATGCTTCCGAAAAGTTGTAGATAAAATATATTCTTATTGACGTAATCAAAGACAAAACTCATCCCATAGCCCGTCAACAAGGCGTATGCAATATCACTCAACGATGCTCCTATACCCGTTACAAAACCATACCATCGGCCTTTATTCAGGGTGCGCTGGATGCATAATACGCCTACAGGACCCAACGGTGCAGACACAATAACACCGATTATGAATCCCTTCCACAATATGTCAAATATGGTCTCTATCTGAATCATGGCTGCAAATATCGTATTTTTTTATGAGACAAACGAATAGTGTTAACGTTTTTTCCACGTAAAGTCTCCCAAAATAGACCCATTTCACAGCAAGACATACAACACACAGCCATTTAACGTTAAAAAAAAGCTCAATTCTAACATTAAATACAAGTTTCTGCAAAACACATGCAATAAAAAGATTATCTTTGCAGCAACGATAATCCTTTAGAACACAATCGAATGAAAACAATTTTTATCAATCTTCTACTTGCAGCGGCCTGCATCATGCAGTTTGCCTCCTGCGAAAAAGGCAGTGTGTATAATCCTGACAGCATCAGCAGCACAAAAGACCTGACCGCACCAGCCGATTTTGACTGGAAAACCTCTGAAAGCACGATCCTATCCATCACATCTCCCGTAAGCACTTTCGCCTCCATTTATACGGATGCCGCATGCAGCGCAGACAGCCTTATCATGGAGAATATAGCATTGAACGCCAATGAAGCTAAAGAAATATCATTGGAATTACCTACTTACATCACAAGCGTGTATGTACAGTATCCTACCGCCAACGGAACGGGTACATCGGAAGTCAATGTCGGAAGCATGACGCGTGCCGCCAACAAGTCATTGGTATTGCCGGCTACAACAGCAAGCA
Above is a window of Bacteroides helcogenes P 36-108 DNA encoding:
- a CDS encoding LysE family translocator; translated protein: MIQIETIFDILWKGFIIGVIVSAPLGPVGVLCIQRTLNKGRWYGFVTGIGASLSDIAYALLTGYGMSFVFDYVNKNIFYLQLFGSILLLVFGIYTFRSNPVQSIRPISTNKGSYFHNFITAFAVTLSNPLIIFLFIGLFARFAFVSEGVLVFEAVTGYLAIALGALAWWFGITFFVNKVRKQFNLRGIWILNRIIGSIVIVVSVLGLVFTLMGESLY